From a single Capsicum annuum cultivar UCD-10X-F1 chromosome 12, UCD10Xv1.1, whole genome shotgun sequence genomic region:
- the LOC107870523 gene encoding putative pentatricopeptide repeat-containing protein At1g09680 → MIHIKQTIHRFTMTISRKALKTTLSPPLHHLSTTHPTTPPWFTPPPPHHHQDPILNTLSQAIKNTPTKPLQISLKPILPSLKPHHIINLINLNPHSLTPSSLLSFFTWLSTFNNSRFTHTLHTYSTMTLFLYTHKMRTQGQLLINTIVSRKGKDSAFTVFQAFLKAKGTNFTCFVNVLSGIIDAYLDLGFVYDAIQCVRLIQKHRIRFPFEGCIKVLEYLMKFDSPMVAFDFYKEILEYGYPPNVYFFNVLMSKLCKEGKMMEARSVFIEMWKRNLRPSVVSFNILINGYCRLGDMDGGYRLKREMEERGISPDVYTYSVLINGLCKSAWMSDANELFNEMCVKGLVPNVVIFTTLISGHCKDGSVGLAMDVYQEMLKQGVEPDLITYNTLVNGLCKSGDLDEARKLIHVMIEKGLKPDKITYTTVIDGCCKEGELDGAFEVKKMMVDNGIELDDVAYTAVITGLCRQGLIVDAERILTEMLNAGLKPDDPVYTVVIDGFCKKGDIKMGFKLLRQMQSNGPAPNVITYNVLLNGLCRQGQMRNAEMLLQAMLNLGINPDDITYNILLEGHCKHGNPDDYDKLRGEMGLVHDYATYTSLVGSLSRSSRRQPKKSFM, encoded by the coding sequence ATGATACACATCAAACAAACAATTCATAGATTCACAATGACCATATCAAGAAAAGCACTAAAAACCACCCTTTCTCCTCCCTTACACCACCTCTCTACCACCCACCCCACCACCCCACCTTGGttcaccccacccccaccccaccaccATCAAGACCCAATACTCAACACCCTTTCACAAGCCATAAAAAACACCCCGACTAAACCCCTTCAAATCTCCCTTAAACCCATCCTCCCATCACTTAAACCCCATCACATAATCAATCTCATTAACCTTAATCCTCATTCATTAACCCCTTCTTCCCTCCTCTCTTTCTTCACTTGGCTTTCAACTTTTAACAATTCAAGATTCACCCACACACTTCACACGTATTCCACTATGACCCTTTTTCTCTACACCCACAAAATGCGCACACAAGGTCAGCTTTTGATCAACACCATTGTTTCAAGAAAAGGTAAGGACTCAGCCTTTACTGTTTTTCAAGCATTCTTGAAAGCTAAAGGTACAAACTTTACATGTTTTGTTAATGTTTTGAGTGGAATTATTGATGCTTATTTGGATTTGGGGTTTGTTTATGATGCTATACAATGTGTTAGGCTTATTCAAAAGCATAGAATTAGGTTCCCATTTGAAGGTTGTATTAAGGTTCTTGAATATTTGATGAAGTTTGATTCACCAATGGTAGCTTTTGATTTTTATAAGGAGATTTTGGAATATGGGTATCCACCAAATGTGTATTTCTTTAATGTATTGATGAGTAAGTTGTGTAAGGAAGGTAAAATGATGGAAGCGCGGTCGGTGTTTATCGAGATGTGGAAGAGGAATTTGAGGCCTAGTGTTGttagttttaatattttgattAATGGGTATTGTAGATTAGGTGATATGGATGGGGGGTATAGGTTGAAAAGGGAGATGGAGGAAAGAGGAATTTCGCCTGATGTTTATACGTATAGTGTGTTAATTAACGGGCTTTGTAAGAGCGCTTGGATGAGCGATGCGAATGAGTTGTTTAATGAGATGTGTGTAAAAGGTTTGGTTCCTAATGTTGTTATCTTCACGACTTTGATTAGTGGTCATTGCAAGGACGGTAGCGTTGGTTTGGCCATGGACGTTTATCAAGAAATGTTGAAGCAGGGGGTGGAACCAGATTTAATAACGTATAACACGCTTGTCAATGGACTTTGTAAGAGCGGGGATTTAGACGAAGCGAGGAAGCTCATTCATGTGATGATTGAAAAGGGTTTGAAGCCTGATAAGATCACATATACGACAGTTATCGATGGATGTTGTAAGGAAGGAGAATTAGATGGAGCCTTTGAGGTAAAGAAAATGATGGTTGATAACGGTATTGAACTTGATGATGTGGCATATACAGCCGTTATTACAGGTTTATGTAGGCAAGGGCTAATAGTTGATGCAGAAAGGATTTTAACTGAAATGTTGAATGCCGGTTTAAAGCCTGATGACCCCGTTTATACTGTGGTTATCGATGGTTTCTGTAAGAAGGGGGATATTAAGATGGGTTTTAAGTTGCTAAGGCAGATGCAAAGTAATGGACCTGCACCGAATGTAATAACTTACAACGTGCTTTTGAATGGTCTATGCAGACAGGGACAAATGAGAAACGCTGAAATGCTATTACAAGCGATGCTTAATCTAGGTATAAATCCAGATGACATTACCTATAACATTCTTTTGGAAGGGCATTGTAAGCATGGGAATCCTGATGATTATGATAAGCTACGTGGTGAAATGGGGCTTGTTCACGACTATGCTACCTATACTTCACTAGTTGGTAGCTTAAGTAGGAGCTCAAGACGTCAGCCCAAGAAGTCATTCATGTAA
- the LOC107870521 gene encoding peptidyl-prolyl cis-trans isomerase PASTICCINO1 isoform X1: protein MAVVADDDHEQQVKQTEKKKPETEDEKRRKKIVPGSLMKAVVRPGGGKSKPAEGNQVIYHCTVRTLDGVTVESTRSEFGGKGTPIRHVIGKSKIILGLLEGIPTMLKGEVAMFKMKPEMHYGEKDCPVAAPDNFPKDSELHFEIELIEFSKVKVITDDLGVLKKVIEEGQSWETPREPYEVKAWISAKSGDGKVILSRTQDEPYFFIFGKSEVPEGLELGIATMPRGEKAVIYVKSQYYTESTLMPVVEGVDEVHFEVELVHFIQVRDVLGDGRLIKRRIRDGRGEFPMDCPLQDSLLRVHYKGSLLNEEKTVFYDTRIDNNGQPLEFSSGEGLVPQGFEMSVRLMLPGEVSLVTCPPDYAYDKFERPANVPEGAYVQWEIELLDFNTPKDWTGFSFQEIMDDVEKIKGTGNRLFKEGKFELAKAKYEKVLREFNHVHPQDDEEGKEFANTRNLLHLNVAACLLKLGEHKKSIEACNKVLDANPVHVKALYRRGMAYMASGDFEEARADFNKMMSIDKSSEGSAKAALLKLKKEEQEVERKVRKQFKGLFDKRPGEIAEAGTNDGGDEATSENPEKDDLDNIDDHEERTRQTTEPPPRPGILSQLRKLFASVGLNRCTIL, encoded by the exons ATGGCAGTAGTAGCTGATGATGATCATGAACAACAAGTTAAACAAACAGAAAAGAAGAAACCGGAGACTGAGGATgaaaaaag AAGAAAAAAGATTGTTCCTGGAAGTTTGATGAAAGCGGTGGTGAGGCCTGGTGGTGGTAAATCAAAACCTGCTGAGGGTAATCAG GTAATATATCATTGTACAGTTAGAACACTGGATGGAGTTACAGTTGAATCAACACGGTCAGAGTTTGGAG GCAAGGGTACCCCAATAAGGCATGTTATTGGAAAAAGCAAGATCATTTTAGGATTGCTGGAGGGGATTCCAACAATGTTGAAGGGTGAAGTTGCGATG TTCAAAATGAAACCTGAAATGCACTATGGAGAGAAGGACTGTCCAGTTGCAGCTCCAGATAATTTTCCCAAGGATTCTGAGCTTCATTTTGAGATTGAGCTAATTGAATTCTCCAAAGTGAAG GTGATCACCGATGATTTGGGGGTCCTTAAAAAG GTTATAGAAGAAGGACAAAGCTGGGAAACACCTCGGGAACCTTATGAAGTAAAAGCTTG GATTTCGGCGAAGTCGGGAGATGGCAAAGTGATTCTATCGCGGACTCAGGATGAACCATATTTCTTCATATTTGGTAAATCTGAG GTACCCGAAGGTCTCGAACTGGGAATAGCAACCATGCCACGTGGAGAGAAAGCAGTCATTTATGTTAAAAGTCAATATTATACAGAATCTACTTTAATGCCTGTGGTAGAAGGTGTTGACGAAGTCCATTTTGAGGTGGAACTTGTCCATTTTATTCAG GTGCGGGATGTGCTTGGAGATGGACGCCTCATAAAACGCCGAATACGTGATGGAAGAG GTGAATTTCCTATGGATTGCCCTCTGCAAGACAGTCTACTGCGTGTACACTACAAAGGTTCGCTTCTAAACGAAGAGAAGACGGTGTTCTATGATACAAGAATTGACAACAATGGTCAACCTTTAGAGTTCAGCTCTGGAGAAGGACTT GTTCCTCAAGGGTTTGAAATGTCCGTTCGTCTGATGTTGCCTGGAGAGGTATCTCTTGTAACATGCCCGCCTGATTATGCCTATGACAAATTTGAAAG GCCAGCGAATGTTCCTGAAGGGGCTTATGTGCAATGGGAGATAGAGCTTCTTGACTTTAACACACCGAAG GACTGGACTGGTTTCAGTTTCCAAGAAATAATGGACGATGTAGAGAAGATCAAAGGCACG GGTAACAGGCTTTTCAAGGAAGGGAAATTTGAACTTGCCAAAGCAAAGTATGAGAAG GTGCTTCGTGAGTTTAATCATGTTCATCCTCAGGATGACGAGGAGGGAAAGGAATTTGCAAACACCAGG AATTTATTGCATCTCAATGTTGCCGCCTGCTTACTGAAGTTGGGAGAGCATAAGAAGTCAATTGAGGCGTGCAATAAG GTGTTAGATGCAAATCCTGTTCATGTGAAAGCTCTCTATCGACGTGGGATGGCTTATATGGCTTCCGGAGATTTTGAAGAAGCAAGAGCTGATTTCAATAAG ATGATGAGCATCGACAAATCATCCGAGGGGAGTGCTAAAGCAGCTCTTTTGAAACTGAAAAAGGAAGAACAG GAAGTCGAGAGGAAGGTTCGTAAGCAATTTAAGGGACTGTTTGACAAAAGACCCGGTGAAATCGCAGAAGCCGGGACTAATGACGGAGGGGATGAGGCTACAAGTGAAAACCCCGAAAAGGATGATCTCGACAATATAGACGACCATGAAGAGAGAACTCGTCAGACCACAGAACCTCCACCTCGGCCAGGTATATTGTCGCAATTGAGAAAGCTTTTCGCGTCTGTTGGCCTTAACCGATGCACCATATTGTGA
- the LOC124889263 gene encoding serine carboxypeptidase-like 10, translated as MAHFLFILRLGPLAFAQKTFNGSLPILVSAPYSWTKFASIIFLDQPLNTGFSITSTSKCTDDLQASNYVYEFLLKWFDDYTEFISNPFYVSGDSYSGIIIPVIVQLISDGNETANKQLINIKGYTLGNPATFPEEKNYQIPFSHGMGLIPDELYKSLKENCKGDYQNISPTNELCVQYLTMFKKLVSGIYDLHILEPLCGLDSPNQQQLFGERRSLGEDFVTLKNDDSICQESRVAKLELSFYWANNPKVQEVLHVIKEKIERPWLRCRRTMKNTTYKMTLMNSIPYHINLSSEGYRSLIYSGDHDMLVPFQSTQAWIKSLNYSITDDWRPWIVDGQVAGYTRSYSNHMTFATVKGGGHTAPEYKPKECYHMFKRWITQQPL; from the exons ATGGCCCACTTCCTTTTCATCTTGAGACTGG GTCCATTAGCTTTTGCTCAAAAAACATTTAATGGAAGCCTACCTATTCTTGTTTCTGCTCCATATTCTTGGACAAAG TTTGCAAGTATAATTTTCTTGGACCAGCCTTTAAATACTGGATTTTCAATAACTTCAACATCCAAATGTACTGATGATCTACAAGCTAGCAATTATGTCTATGAGTTTCTATTAAAG TGGTTCGATGATTATACAGAATTTATTTCGAATCCCTTTTATGTTTCTGGGGACTCATATTCAGGCATCATAATTCCAGTTATTGTTCAACTAATATCAGATG GAAATGAAACAGCCAACAAGCAATTGATCAACATTAAG GGCTATACACTTGGCAATCCAGCAACATTTccagaagaaaaaaattatcaaattccttTCAGTCATGGTATGGGCCTAATTCCTGATGAACTTTATAAG TCACTAAAGGAGAATTGCAAAGGTGATTATCAAAACATAAGTCCTACAAATGAACTATGTGTACAATATCTTACAATGTTCAAGAAG ctTGTAAGTGGTATATATGATCTACATATTTTAGAGCCTCTTTGTGGATTAGACTCTCCAAATCAACAACAATTATTTGGTGAAAGAAGATCACTTGGAGAGGATTTTGTCACGTTGAAAAATGATGATTCCATTTGTCAAGAAAGTCGT GTTGCTAAACTTGAGCTCTCATTTTACTGGGCAAATAACCCTAAAGTTCAAGAGGTCCTCCATGTTATAAAG gAAAAAATTGAAAGACCATGGTTGAGATGTAGAAGAACTATGAAGAATACAACTTACAAAATGACACTCATGAATAGTATACCTTATCATATAAATCTTAGTTCTGAAGGTTATCGATCGCTTATATACAG TGGTGATCATGACATGTTAGTTCCTTTTCAATCGACTCAAGCATGGATAAAGAGTTTAAATTATTCTATTACTGACGATTGGCGTCCCTGGATTGTTGATGGTCAAGTTGCAGG TTATACAAGATCTTATTCTAATCATATGACATTTGCAACAGTGAAG GGAGGAGGACACACTGCTCCAGAGTATAAACCTAAAGAGTGTTATCATATGTTCAAAAGATGGATAACTCAGCAACCTTTGTAA
- the LOC107870521 gene encoding peptidyl-prolyl cis-trans isomerase PASTICCINO1 isoform X2 gives MAVVADDDHEQQVKQTEKKKPETEDEKRRKKIVPGSLMKAVVRPGGGKSKPAEGNQVIYHCTVRTLDGVTVESTRSEFGGKGTPIRHVIGKSKIILGLLEGIPTMLKGEVAMFKMKPEMHYGEKDCPVAAPDNFPKDSELHFEIELIEFSKVKVITDDLGVLKKVIEEGQSWETPREPYEVKAWISAKSGDGKVILSRTQDEPYFFIFGKSEVPEGLELGIATMPRGEKAVIYVKSQYYTESTLMPVVEGVDEVHFEVELVHFIQVRDVLGDGRLIKRRIRDGRGEFPMDCPLQDSLLRVHYKGSLLNEEKTVFYDTRIDNNGQPLEFSSGEGLVPQGFEMSVRLMLPGEVSLVTCPPDYAYDKFERPANVPEGAYVQWEIELLDFNTPKDWTGFSFQEIMDDVEKIKGTGNRLFKEGKFELAKAKYEKVLREFNHVHPQDDEEGKEFANTRNLLHLNVAACLLKLGEHKKSIEACNKVLDANPVHVKALYRRGMAYMASGDFEEARADFNKMMSIDKSSDTLYNS, from the exons ATGGCAGTAGTAGCTGATGATGATCATGAACAACAAGTTAAACAAACAGAAAAGAAGAAACCGGAGACTGAGGATgaaaaaag AAGAAAAAAGATTGTTCCTGGAAGTTTGATGAAAGCGGTGGTGAGGCCTGGTGGTGGTAAATCAAAACCTGCTGAGGGTAATCAG GTAATATATCATTGTACAGTTAGAACACTGGATGGAGTTACAGTTGAATCAACACGGTCAGAGTTTGGAG GCAAGGGTACCCCAATAAGGCATGTTATTGGAAAAAGCAAGATCATTTTAGGATTGCTGGAGGGGATTCCAACAATGTTGAAGGGTGAAGTTGCGATG TTCAAAATGAAACCTGAAATGCACTATGGAGAGAAGGACTGTCCAGTTGCAGCTCCAGATAATTTTCCCAAGGATTCTGAGCTTCATTTTGAGATTGAGCTAATTGAATTCTCCAAAGTGAAG GTGATCACCGATGATTTGGGGGTCCTTAAAAAG GTTATAGAAGAAGGACAAAGCTGGGAAACACCTCGGGAACCTTATGAAGTAAAAGCTTG GATTTCGGCGAAGTCGGGAGATGGCAAAGTGATTCTATCGCGGACTCAGGATGAACCATATTTCTTCATATTTGGTAAATCTGAG GTACCCGAAGGTCTCGAACTGGGAATAGCAACCATGCCACGTGGAGAGAAAGCAGTCATTTATGTTAAAAGTCAATATTATACAGAATCTACTTTAATGCCTGTGGTAGAAGGTGTTGACGAAGTCCATTTTGAGGTGGAACTTGTCCATTTTATTCAG GTGCGGGATGTGCTTGGAGATGGACGCCTCATAAAACGCCGAATACGTGATGGAAGAG GTGAATTTCCTATGGATTGCCCTCTGCAAGACAGTCTACTGCGTGTACACTACAAAGGTTCGCTTCTAAACGAAGAGAAGACGGTGTTCTATGATACAAGAATTGACAACAATGGTCAACCTTTAGAGTTCAGCTCTGGAGAAGGACTT GTTCCTCAAGGGTTTGAAATGTCCGTTCGTCTGATGTTGCCTGGAGAGGTATCTCTTGTAACATGCCCGCCTGATTATGCCTATGACAAATTTGAAAG GCCAGCGAATGTTCCTGAAGGGGCTTATGTGCAATGGGAGATAGAGCTTCTTGACTTTAACACACCGAAG GACTGGACTGGTTTCAGTTTCCAAGAAATAATGGACGATGTAGAGAAGATCAAAGGCACG GGTAACAGGCTTTTCAAGGAAGGGAAATTTGAACTTGCCAAAGCAAAGTATGAGAAG GTGCTTCGTGAGTTTAATCATGTTCATCCTCAGGATGACGAGGAGGGAAAGGAATTTGCAAACACCAGG AATTTATTGCATCTCAATGTTGCCGCCTGCTTACTGAAGTTGGGAGAGCATAAGAAGTCAATTGAGGCGTGCAATAAG GTGTTAGATGCAAATCCTGTTCATGTGAAAGCTCTCTATCGACGTGGGATGGCTTATATGGCTTCCGGAGATTTTGAAGAAGCAAGAGCTGATTTCAATAAG ATGATGAGCATCGACAAATCATCTGATACATTATACAATAGTTGA